From one Microbacterium aurum genomic stretch:
- a CDS encoding histidine phosphatase family protein: MALQELLLVRHGESVGNVAATAAELAGAEAIALGIRDADVPLSDTGVEQAQALATRLRDADPVPQIAWVSPYLRAQQTFAIATADGPVIDTVVSDERLRDRELGILDLLTRRGVAARHPEEAERRAHLGKYYHRPPGGESWADVALRLRSFLRDAADAPAEVGLVVAHDAVVMLLIALLLRWDEEALLDFASRHTVLNASVTTLRRHGAPWELADFSDVRHLQREGAEVTVHPGSADVEPE; encoded by the coding sequence ATGGCGTTGCAGGAGTTGCTGCTGGTACGGCACGGCGAGAGCGTCGGCAACGTCGCGGCGACCGCGGCCGAGCTCGCCGGCGCCGAGGCGATCGCCCTCGGCATCCGCGATGCCGATGTGCCGCTCTCGGACACCGGTGTCGAGCAGGCGCAGGCGCTCGCGACGCGGCTGCGGGACGCCGATCCGGTTCCGCAGATCGCGTGGGTGTCGCCCTACCTGCGCGCGCAGCAGACGTTCGCCATCGCCACGGCGGACGGCCCGGTCATCGACACCGTGGTCAGCGACGAGCGGCTGCGCGATCGCGAACTCGGCATCCTCGACCTGCTGACGCGGCGCGGCGTCGCCGCCCGCCACCCTGAGGAGGCGGAGCGCCGCGCGCACCTCGGCAAGTACTACCACCGGCCGCCGGGCGGCGAGTCGTGGGCCGATGTCGCGCTGCGGCTGCGCTCGTTCCTGCGCGACGCCGCCGACGCCCCCGCCGAGGTCGGGCTCGTCGTGGCGCACGACGCCGTCGTCATGCTGCTGATCGCGCTGCTGCTGCGGTGGGATGAGGAGGCTCTGCTCGACTTCGCGTCGCGGCACACGGTGCTGAACGCGTCGGTGACGACGCTGCGGCGCCACGGCGCCCCGTGGGAGCTCGCCGATTTCTCCGACGTGCGACACCTGCAGCGCGAGGGCGCCGAGGTCACCGTCCATCCCGGGAGCGCCGATGTCGAACCGGAGTGA
- a CDS encoding glycosyltransferase, which translates to MLGRAAATGIAGMREEAPMKVLLLTADFGGNVPPTIAVADALARRGAQVEVAGLAPGRTALTQVPFPPATAIDAREAGRGLRRARPMARLMLGRSTSEAAVALVAERRPDAVAVDCMTLAPLRGALESGVPVAVLFHTFSTFWTGSFDRGAVAALFRMLGLRPHTLWDRAAARLVLTDAELDPGRDDPASAGFEWTGTTETGVAARGGGGSRPRVLVALSSTDWPGMLPVYRRIVEALGSLPVDAVVTTAGVDLGGELVGRANVEVRGWVAHEQLLPEIDLVIGHGGHSTTMKVLAHGIPLLILPINPTADQHFIGGLIEDAGLGRRLAKSASPARIRETVTEMLGDDAISARAAQLGRRLRAQPAGADVAAGRILAIGG; encoded by the coding sequence GTGCTCGGCCGGGCGGCCGCGACCGGCATCGCGGGGATGCGCGAGGAGGCCCCGATGAAGGTGCTGCTGCTGACAGCCGACTTCGGCGGGAACGTTCCGCCGACCATCGCGGTGGCCGACGCGCTGGCCCGCCGCGGAGCGCAGGTGGAAGTCGCCGGGCTGGCGCCCGGGCGCACCGCGCTGACGCAGGTCCCGTTCCCTCCGGCGACCGCGATCGATGCGCGCGAAGCCGGGAGGGGCCTGCGCAGGGCACGTCCCATGGCGCGCCTGATGCTGGGGCGTTCCACCTCTGAGGCTGCGGTCGCACTGGTCGCCGAGCGGCGGCCGGATGCGGTTGCGGTGGACTGCATGACCCTGGCTCCGCTGCGCGGAGCACTGGAGAGCGGTGTCCCGGTCGCGGTGCTGTTCCACACGTTCAGCACCTTCTGGACGGGCTCGTTCGATCGCGGTGCTGTCGCCGCGCTGTTCAGGATGCTGGGGCTGCGTCCGCACACGCTGTGGGACAGAGCCGCCGCTCGCCTCGTGCTGACCGATGCGGAGCTCGACCCCGGCCGAGACGACCCTGCATCGGCCGGGTTCGAGTGGACGGGTACGACGGAGACGGGCGTCGCCGCGCGGGGTGGAGGCGGTTCTCGGCCGAGGGTCCTGGTCGCGCTCAGCAGCACCGATTGGCCGGGGATGCTGCCGGTGTACCGGCGCATCGTCGAGGCCCTCGGCTCCCTCCCGGTCGACGCGGTCGTCACCACCGCTGGCGTCGACCTCGGCGGCGAGCTCGTCGGCCGCGCCAACGTGGAGGTGCGCGGCTGGGTCGCTCACGAGCAGCTCCTGCCCGAGATCGACCTGGTGATCGGCCATGGCGGGCACTCCACGACGATGAAGGTGCTCGCCCACGGCATCCCCCTGTTGATCCTTCCGATCAATCCGACCGCCGATCAGCACTTCATCGGCGGGCTGATCGAGGATGCCGGACTCGGCCGTCGGCTGGCGAAGTCGGCGAGTCCCGCTCGCATCCGTGAGACGGTGACGGAGATGCTCGGCGACGATGCGATCAGCGCCCGCGCGGCGCAGCTCGGTCGTCGCCTGCGCGCTCAGCCGGCGGGCGCGGACGTGGCCGCGGGGCGGATCCTCGCCATCGGAGGCTGA
- a CDS encoding ADP-dependent NAD(P)H-hydrate dehydratase, translating to MSNRSEPVPVTPDLLRGWGLPDPGASKNSRGRGFVVGGSMVSPGGVVLSGEAALRVGAGKVGVATTPDVAGVVRTTFIEAGVYEWPAGTKRAPRGWEAELDAADAVLVGPGLDDAAHARARLEAIAAREVRCLVVDAFAVGALPEIDRGRLPETLIINANLDEAALVLGREVDDPMRDAVEIAQTWDAVVHCYSAVAAPSGQVWRLDVGGAGLGTAGSGDVLAGAIAGFAARGVTPERAAVFGAWCHGRAGDRLSARLGLGFLARELVRELPAALTEIAPHAARAADQDEDHDRDDNPQERNT from the coding sequence ATGTCGAACCGGAGTGAGCCGGTGCCCGTGACCCCCGACCTGCTGCGAGGCTGGGGACTTCCCGACCCGGGCGCGTCGAAGAACTCCCGCGGACGGGGCTTCGTCGTCGGCGGGTCGATGGTCTCGCCCGGCGGCGTCGTCCTGTCGGGCGAGGCGGCGCTGCGGGTCGGTGCGGGCAAGGTCGGCGTGGCCACCACGCCGGACGTCGCGGGTGTCGTGCGCACGACCTTCATCGAGGCCGGTGTGTACGAGTGGCCCGCCGGGACCAAGCGGGCGCCCCGGGGGTGGGAGGCTGAGCTCGACGCCGCCGACGCGGTCCTCGTCGGGCCCGGGCTCGACGACGCCGCGCACGCGCGGGCGCGCCTGGAGGCGATCGCCGCTCGCGAGGTGCGCTGCCTCGTCGTCGACGCCTTCGCCGTCGGGGCGCTGCCCGAGATCGACCGCGGGCGCCTGCCCGAGACGCTCATCATCAACGCCAACCTCGACGAGGCCGCGCTGGTGCTCGGCCGCGAGGTGGACGACCCGATGCGCGACGCCGTCGAGATCGCGCAGACATGGGATGCCGTGGTGCACTGCTACTCCGCCGTCGCGGCGCCCTCAGGGCAGGTGTGGCGACTGGACGTCGGTGGCGCGGGCCTCGGCACGGCCGGCTCCGGCGACGTGCTGGCGGGCGCTATCGCCGGCTTCGCCGCCCGCGGCGTGACGCCGGAGCGTGCCGCCGTGTTCGGCGCGTGGTGCCACGGCCGCGCCGGCGACCGGCTGAGCGCCCGCCTCGGCCTGGGCTTCCTCGCGCGCGAGCTCGTGCGGGAACTCCCCGCGGCGCTGACCGAGATCGCACCGCACGCCGCGCGCGCTGCCGATCAGGACGAGGACCACGACCGGGACGACAACCCGCAGGAGAGGAACACCTGA
- a CDS encoding trans-sulfuration enzyme family protein, with protein MNGFSTNAIHGGSLRDQYGSHVLPVYRTAAFDWESTDAAARTMASFLDGSNAGESYVYSRVSNPTVTDFEHRVASLYGAGGAVAFASGMGAIAGLLFSVLKAGDHVVYGESLYSATTHLIGSRLPPFGIETTAVDTMSLDAVQRAIRPNTRLIYCETPANPTMGLTDLSGIARLAAEANALSVVDNTFATAFNTQPLELGIDVVVESATKYIEQQTAALAVLHGA; from the coding sequence GTGAACGGGTTCTCTACCAACGCGATCCACGGCGGCTCGTTGCGCGACCAGTACGGATCGCACGTCCTGCCCGTCTACCGCACCGCGGCGTTCGACTGGGAGAGCACCGACGCCGCCGCGCGCACCATGGCGTCGTTCCTCGACGGCAGCAACGCCGGCGAGAGCTACGTGTACTCGCGGGTGTCCAACCCCACCGTCACCGATTTCGAGCACCGGGTCGCCTCCCTGTACGGCGCGGGCGGCGCGGTGGCCTTCGCCTCCGGGATGGGCGCGATCGCGGGACTTCTCTTCTCGGTGCTCAAGGCCGGGGATCACGTCGTCTACGGCGAGTCGCTGTACTCGGCGACGACGCATCTCATCGGCAGCCGCCTTCCTCCCTTCGGGATCGAGACGACGGCCGTCGACACGATGTCGCTGGATGCCGTGCAGCGCGCGATCCGACCGAACACCCGTCTGATCTACTGCGAGACCCCCGCCAATCCGACGATGGGACTGACCGACCTGAGCGGGATCGCGCGGCTTGCGGCCGAGGCGAACGCGCTGAGCGTCGTCGACAACACCTTCGCGACGGCCTTCAACACGCAGCCGCTCGAGCTCGGTATCGACGTCGTGGTGGAAAGCGCCACCAAGTACATCGAGCAGCAGACCGCTGCGCTCGCGGTGCTCCACGGCGCGTAA